The following are from one region of the Sandaracinus amylolyticus genome:
- a CDS encoding trypsin-like serine peptidase — MPSSCTATLLDVGGDDDAPAYALTAGHCTLWWENHRSFEDRALDEPGEVVFRFFTDTVDAQESVAVEIASFSSMRGTDLAVLALDTTVGALREAGIEGLSLASALPATGSAITNVGAPLATTDDPEEHLRLGRCALGERTSIVEFEWLWPDTVAHDCPEIRTGSSGSPLLDASGAIFAVVNTTGEERPHALCHLGRPCELETSGPATYDGVSYAIPVAGLGACFADGALDLGAAGCPLASGPVIESARETDRYQQPGDARTIRVTLTASEGFTHYRAKTGPAQSTDCRDDAGYGAAVAIDAQPTFETPLPGADGLTVVCVRGGPSADAIQPATHAIAWVTATDSTPPALPLPVRHDPPESDSVRFWVDVENPTYAGYDRKSGPAATTDCDDPEGYTFVNVRFGQFTVASEGGPTRVCVVASDWAENVSEPMEWVFFE, encoded by the coding sequence GTGCCTTCGTCGTGCACCGCGACGCTGCTCGACGTCGGCGGCGACGACGACGCGCCGGCCTACGCGCTGACCGCGGGCCACTGCACGCTGTGGTGGGAGAACCATCGCTCGTTCGAGGATCGCGCGCTCGACGAGCCGGGCGAGGTCGTCTTCCGCTTCTTCACCGACACCGTCGACGCGCAGGAGTCGGTCGCGGTCGAGATCGCCTCGTTCTCGAGCATGCGCGGCACCGATCTCGCGGTGCTCGCGCTCGACACGACGGTGGGCGCGCTGCGCGAGGCGGGCATCGAGGGCCTGTCCCTCGCGAGCGCCCTTCCCGCGACCGGCTCGGCGATCACCAACGTCGGCGCGCCGCTCGCCACGACCGACGATCCCGAGGAGCACCTGCGCCTCGGACGCTGCGCGCTCGGCGAGCGCACCTCGATCGTCGAGTTCGAGTGGCTCTGGCCCGACACCGTCGCGCACGACTGCCCCGAGATCCGCACCGGCAGCTCGGGTTCGCCGCTGCTCGACGCGTCGGGCGCGATCTTCGCGGTGGTGAACACGACCGGCGAAGAGCGACCGCACGCGCTCTGTCACCTCGGCCGGCCCTGCGAGCTCGAGACGAGCGGCCCCGCGACCTACGACGGAGTCAGCTACGCGATCCCGGTCGCGGGCCTCGGCGCGTGCTTCGCCGACGGCGCGCTCGATCTCGGCGCGGCGGGATGCCCGCTCGCGTCGGGCCCGGTGATCGAGTCGGCGCGCGAGACCGATCGCTACCAGCAGCCGGGCGACGCGCGCACGATCCGCGTGACGCTCACCGCGAGCGAGGGCTTCACGCACTACCGCGCGAAGACCGGCCCCGCGCAGAGCACCGACTGCCGCGACGACGCGGGCTACGGCGCAGCGGTCGCGATCGACGCGCAGCCGACCTTCGAGACGCCGCTGCCGGGCGCCGACGGGCTCACCGTCGTGTGCGTGCGCGGCGGTCCTTCGGCGGACGCGATCCAGCCCGCGACCCACGCCATCGCGTGGGTCACGGCGACCGACTCCACGCCCCCCGCGCTGCCGCTGCCGGTGCGCCACGATCCGCCGGAGAGCGACAGCGTGCGCTTCTGGGTCGACGTCGAGAACCCGACGTACGCGGGCTACGATCGCAAGTCGGGCCCCGCCGCGACCACCGACTGCGACGACCCCGAGGGCTACACCTTCGTGAACGTGCGCTTCGGGCAGTTCACGGTCGCGTCGGAGGGTGGTCCCACGCGCGTGTGCGTAGTGGCCTCCGACTGGGCGGAGAACGTCAGCGAGCCGATGGAGTGGGTGTTCTTCGAGTGA
- a CDS encoding MopE-related protein has product MLHRLTRSRRWSLSFLALLLVACGDDVAPLDDVDAAIPDAGAPIDARIPDDANDAPDARPRACTPGAVEACYEGPSGTRDVGACIAGTHTCAIDGSGFGPCTGQTLPSAEDCGTAIDDDCDGTTNESEAGCVCTPGTSTSCYGGPAGTEGVGACVAGTRACAADGRSYVEECVGQVQPTSETCENAIDDDCDGSVNEEGEGCACQPRSTRPCYAGPAGTEGVAACAAGTQECLLDGSGYGECIGDVLPEPETCANAIDDDCDGAINEEGDGCVCAPGSTSPCYTGPPGTQGVGVCSAGTQTCNELGTTYGACVGETSPAASESCGDGDDDDCDGVPDDGCGVSYTTVRPMLEALCGPCHTTGSASALNVRDYASTQIAAGSCAGLTQGACMMVRVQNGTMPRGGGCTGDPALDVGRPACLDADDQAALQAWITGGQLP; this is encoded by the coding sequence ATGCTGCATCGCCTCACGCGCTCTCGTCGGTGGTCGCTCTCGTTCCTCGCTCTCCTGCTCGTCGCCTGCGGCGACGACGTCGCTCCACTCGACGACGTCGACGCCGCGATCCCCGACGCCGGCGCGCCGATCGATGCGCGCATCCCCGACGACGCGAACGACGCGCCCGATGCGCGCCCGCGCGCGTGCACGCCGGGCGCCGTCGAGGCCTGCTACGAAGGGCCCTCGGGCACGCGCGACGTCGGCGCGTGCATCGCGGGCACGCACACCTGCGCGATCGACGGCAGCGGCTTCGGGCCCTGCACCGGACAGACGCTGCCGAGCGCCGAGGACTGCGGCACCGCGATCGACGACGACTGCGACGGCACCACGAACGAGAGCGAGGCGGGCTGCGTGTGCACGCCCGGCACGTCGACGTCGTGTTACGGCGGGCCCGCGGGCACCGAGGGAGTGGGCGCGTGCGTCGCGGGCACGCGCGCGTGCGCCGCGGATGGCCGCTCGTACGTCGAGGAGTGCGTGGGCCAGGTGCAGCCCACCAGCGAGACCTGCGAGAACGCGATCGACGACGACTGCGATGGATCGGTGAACGAAGAGGGCGAGGGCTGCGCGTGTCAGCCGCGATCGACGCGCCCCTGCTACGCCGGGCCCGCGGGCACCGAAGGCGTCGCCGCGTGCGCGGCGGGCACGCAGGAGTGCCTCCTCGACGGCTCCGGCTACGGCGAGTGCATCGGCGACGTGCTGCCCGAGCCCGAGACCTGCGCCAACGCGATCGACGACGACTGCGACGGCGCGATCAACGAGGAGGGCGACGGGTGCGTCTGCGCGCCCGGCTCGACGAGCCCTTGTTACACCGGACCTCCGGGCACCCAGGGCGTCGGCGTGTGCAGCGCAGGGACGCAGACGTGCAACGAGCTCGGCACCACGTACGGCGCGTGCGTGGGCGAGACGTCGCCCGCCGCGAGCGAGAGCTGCGGCGATGGCGACGACGACGACTGCGACGGCGTGCCCGACGACGGATGCGGCGTGAGCTACACGACCGTCCGCCCGATGCTCGAGGCGCTCTGCGGCCCCTGCCACACCACCGGCAGCGCGTCCGCGCTCAACGTGCGCGACTACGCGTCGACGCAGATCGCCGCGGGCAGCTGCGCCGGGCTCACGCAGGGCGCGTGCATGATGGTGCGCGTGCAGAACGGCACGATGCCGCGCGGCGGTGGATGCACCGGCGATCCCGCGCTCGACGTCGGGCGCCCAGCGTGCCTCGACGCCGACGATCAGGCCGCGCTCCAGGCGTGGATCACGGGCGGGCAGCTGCCCTGA
- a CDS encoding 3-hydroxyacyl-CoA dehydrogenase/enoyl-CoA hydratase family protein — protein sequence MAKAIRRVAVLGSGVMGSGIAAHMANAGLEVLLLDIVPKDTPKDAPKAKRDAIPAGALAATLKTRPAAFFHPSSAKLVSVGNLEDDLEKAGQCDLIVEAIIERLDIKRALFERLEKVVQPHTIVASNTSGLRIHDMVEGRSQQFKKNFLVMHFFNPVRYMKLLELVAGPETDPASMERIARFGRDKLGKGIVVGKDTPNFVGNRIGVHSMMTTIHLMLEEGLKPEDVDNITGSPMGHPRSASFGTADLVGLDTFVHVADNCFKALPEDEERKVFEVPGFIRQMVEKKLLGNKTKAGFYRRGKSKAESEAIDPATIEYRPKDGDEEIAKATKKIAKIEDPKERVRALVADQGKAGAFAWKVLARALAYSARRIGEITDDVVAIDDSMRWGYNWELGPFETWDALGFVETTDRMVKDGVALPKSILDMKAKGAKGFYREDGAVWDLAKGAYVARAKDPREVTLPQLRKGSAPVLQNAGAEAWDLGDGVLGVTFKTKANSIDPDVISMLHEASAKAEDSFRAMVIVNQGEHFCVGANLFGVVMAAQQGAWDQLRTMVKGYQQATQRMKYAAVPVVAAPYGMTLGGGLELCFGCDAVQAAAETYSGLVEVGVGLLPGGAGNLNMLWRALEGLVQGANVDTYAIVTQVFKNIALASVATSAVEAQQFGYFRKTDGVSFDRARQLHEAKQRAIGLAESGYHAPTPRAYVLPGENGIATLRMMVDTLVAGGHASEHDAKIATKVAEVLCGGAAGHTHEVTEQEILDLECEAFLSLCGEPKSQERMQYMLMNNKPLRN from the coding sequence ATGGCGAAGGCGATCCGGCGGGTGGCGGTGCTCGGCTCCGGCGTGATGGGGAGCGGCATCGCGGCGCACATGGCGAACGCGGGGCTCGAGGTGCTGCTGCTCGACATCGTGCCGAAGGACACGCCCAAGGACGCGCCCAAGGCGAAGCGCGACGCGATCCCTGCAGGCGCCCTCGCCGCGACCCTCAAGACGCGCCCCGCCGCGTTCTTCCACCCCTCGAGCGCGAAGCTCGTCAGCGTCGGCAACCTCGAGGACGACCTCGAGAAGGCCGGTCAGTGCGACCTGATCGTCGAGGCGATCATCGAGCGCCTCGACATCAAGCGCGCCCTCTTCGAGCGCCTCGAGAAGGTCGTCCAGCCGCACACGATCGTGGCGTCGAACACGTCGGGCCTGCGGATCCACGACATGGTCGAAGGGCGCAGCCAGCAGTTCAAGAAGAACTTCCTGGTCATGCACTTCTTCAACCCGGTCCGTTACATGAAGCTCCTCGAGCTCGTGGCGGGCCCGGAGACCGATCCCGCGTCGATGGAGCGCATCGCACGCTTCGGTCGCGACAAGCTCGGCAAGGGCATCGTCGTCGGCAAGGACACGCCGAACTTCGTGGGCAACCGCATCGGCGTGCACAGCATGATGACGACGATCCACCTCATGCTCGAGGAAGGCCTCAAGCCGGAGGACGTCGACAACATCACCGGCAGCCCGATGGGCCACCCGCGCAGCGCGTCGTTCGGCACCGCGGATCTCGTCGGCCTCGACACCTTCGTCCACGTCGCCGACAACTGCTTCAAGGCGCTGCCGGAGGACGAAGAGCGCAAGGTCTTCGAGGTCCCCGGCTTCATCCGCCAGATGGTCGAGAAGAAGCTCCTCGGCAACAAGACCAAGGCCGGCTTCTACCGCCGCGGCAAGAGCAAGGCGGAGAGCGAGGCGATCGATCCCGCGACGATCGAGTACCGCCCGAAGGATGGCGACGAGGAGATCGCGAAGGCCACCAAGAAGATCGCGAAGATCGAGGACCCGAAGGAGCGCGTGCGCGCGCTCGTCGCGGACCAGGGCAAGGCCGGCGCGTTCGCGTGGAAGGTGCTCGCGCGCGCCCTCGCGTACTCGGCGCGCCGCATCGGCGAGATCACGGACGACGTGGTCGCGATCGATGACTCGATGCGCTGGGGATACAACTGGGAGCTCGGTCCCTTCGAGACGTGGGATGCGCTCGGCTTCGTCGAGACGACCGACCGCATGGTGAAGGACGGCGTCGCGCTGCCGAAGTCGATCCTCGACATGAAGGCGAAGGGCGCGAAGGGCTTCTACCGCGAGGACGGCGCGGTGTGGGATCTCGCGAAGGGCGCGTACGTGGCGCGCGCGAAGGATCCCCGCGAGGTCACGCTGCCGCAGCTCCGCAAGGGCAGCGCGCCGGTGCTGCAGAACGCGGGCGCGGAGGCGTGGGACCTCGGTGACGGCGTGCTCGGCGTCACCTTCAAGACGAAGGCGAACAGCATCGATCCCGACGTGATCTCGATGCTGCACGAGGCGTCGGCGAAGGCGGAGGACAGCTTCCGCGCGATGGTGATCGTCAACCAGGGCGAGCACTTCTGCGTCGGCGCGAACCTGTTCGGCGTCGTGATGGCGGCGCAGCAGGGCGCGTGGGACCAGCTGCGCACGATGGTGAAGGGGTACCAGCAGGCCACGCAGCGCATGAAGTACGCGGCGGTGCCGGTGGTCGCGGCGCCCTACGGCATGACGCTGGGCGGCGGTCTCGAGCTCTGCTTCGGCTGCGACGCGGTGCAGGCGGCGGCGGAGACCTACTCGGGCCTCGTCGAGGTCGGCGTCGGCCTGCTGCCGGGCGGCGCGGGCAACCTGAACATGCTGTGGCGCGCGCTCGAGGGCCTGGTGCAGGGCGCGAACGTGGACACCTACGCAATTGTGACTCAGGTGTTCAAGAACATCGCCCTGGCGAGCGTCGCGACGAGCGCGGTCGAGGCGCAGCAGTTCGGCTACTTCCGCAAGACCGACGGCGTGTCGTTCGATCGTGCGCGCCAGCTGCACGAGGCGAAGCAGCGCGCGATCGGCCTCGCGGAGAGCGGCTACCACGCGCCGACGCCGCGCGCGTACGTGCTCCCCGGCGAGAACGGCATCGCGACGCTGCGCATGATGGTCGACACGCTGGTCGCGGGCGGCCACGCGAGCGAGCACGACGCGAAGATCGCGACGAAGGTCGCGGAGGTCCTTTGCGGCGGCGCGGCGGGCCACACCCACGAGGTCACGGAGCAGGAGATCCTGGACCTCGAGTGCGAGGCGTTCCTCAGCCTCTGCGGCGAGCCGAAGAGCCAGGAGCGCATGCAGTACATGCTGATGAACAACAAGCCCCTGCGTAACTGA
- the trxC gene encoding thioredoxin TrxC, whose translation MIVDCPSCGARNRVPAARVSDHPKCGRCKAAIAVAAPVEVASRDDFDELVRGSPLPVLVDFWAEWCGPCRVVGPELEKLARSRAGHVVVAKLDTEAVPEVAARYGIRSIPTMILFRSGREEKRASGAMPAEEIARSVGL comes from the coding sequence ATGATCGTCGATTGTCCTTCGTGTGGCGCTCGGAACCGCGTGCCCGCGGCGCGTGTGTCGGATCATCCGAAGTGCGGTCGCTGCAAGGCGGCGATCGCGGTGGCCGCGCCCGTCGAGGTCGCGAGCCGCGACGACTTCGACGAGCTGGTGCGCGGCTCCCCGCTGCCCGTGCTCGTCGACTTCTGGGCCGAGTGGTGCGGGCCTTGTCGCGTGGTCGGGCCCGAGCTCGAGAAGCTCGCGCGCAGCCGCGCCGGGCACGTCGTCGTGGCGAAGCTCGACACCGAGGCCGTGCCCGAGGTCGCGGCGCGCTACGGAATCCGTAGCATCCCGACGATGATCCTCTTCCGCTCGGGGCGCGAGGAGAAGCGCGCCAGCGGCGCGATGCCCGCCGAGGAGATCGCGCGCAGCGTCGGGCTGTGA
- a CDS encoding MopE-related protein: MPALAGFVALLALAACEPAPVAPGDDGGPPGRCEQHEQCDDEVFCNGAERCAPDDPAADARGCVPAEDPCLESQTCDEAGARCTSDCAIATDADGDGADAVDCGGDDCDDSDATTFPGNTEVCDVDGHDEDCDLTTFGDRDLDSDGRVDARCCNALGSETERCGDDCDDARRGVYPTASEVCDHVDNDCDGELDETVGVPGFIDADADGHGDAERPVVGCLGDVGFVETAGDCDDTSPEVSPSLGEACDGIDNDCDPATRDAFDASAQPWYRDADGDGYGEQRSAPIVSCSAPGGPVAYSLASGDCSDFDASVSPASPEQCNGRDDNCDGRANFAITPGDFEDDDGDGVADLACGGTDCDDRDWRTAPSAPELADGRDNDCDGEIDEAADPTRWYLDDDGDGFGDDLVSVVSAEPVAGHVQRGGDCVPYEPGIFPGAVETCDGLDQDCDGAIDEGLLVMLFPDADGDGSGDARRPAVSACEGVAGLVNDASDCDDSDPRARPGAPDVCGDLADSDCDGRVDDGDCVRSGVLSFLAVSDGHLEPAFAADVTTYTLRLPFTAPDVRVVPHCAGEVAGACARVDGASLTHGQASAWIAGADGSTHSVVGPDGTVYTITFARPGCTLRYVRPSTPVAGMEFGSSLGADHAELLVGARLAASAGGTARAGAAYVFAITSTGARQVTRLAPAEQDQDDFFGGQVALCGDDLYVTAIGDDAAIGMPLTDDSASNEGTLHHYHRSAGRWQWAHALRASTSGTELGRAVACDRERGTVVVSSRSAHVHVFDPRVGATPITTWRGNPSPLFGASAAISSGRIVIGEMWTGNNMGNAVAYDRDPGASTYSESQRTASFGVGPWDNYAETLALDGATLVVHSKDESAVAGVSGPTNPGAGTPHAACSTSEEKDYGALYVYQRGATRFDLTHYIKSPAPFCQDRFGSAVAIRDDLLLVGAPSEDTVGTGVSLSSRANRTGPVDGGGVYLYARRHGTWLLVAHVKGATVDAADRGGSEVALGERFLAFSAPGDDSGSATDPTDGSAADAGAVWLCSW, translated from the coding sequence ATGCCCGCGCTCGCCGGCTTCGTCGCGCTGCTCGCGCTCGCCGCTTGCGAGCCCGCTCCGGTCGCCCCCGGCGACGACGGCGGTCCACCCGGACGCTGCGAGCAGCACGAGCAGTGCGACGACGAGGTGTTCTGCAACGGCGCCGAGCGCTGCGCGCCCGACGATCCCGCTGCCGACGCGCGCGGCTGCGTCCCCGCGGAGGATCCCTGCCTCGAGAGCCAGACCTGCGACGAGGCCGGCGCGCGCTGCACGAGCGACTGCGCGATCGCGACCGACGCCGACGGTGACGGCGCCGATGCGGTCGACTGCGGCGGCGACGACTGCGACGACTCCGACGCGACCACCTTCCCCGGCAACACCGAGGTCTGCGACGTCGACGGTCACGACGAGGACTGCGATCTCACGACGTTCGGTGATCGTGATCTCGACTCCGACGGTCGCGTCGACGCGCGCTGCTGCAACGCGCTCGGCAGCGAGACCGAGCGCTGCGGCGACGACTGCGACGACGCGCGCCGCGGCGTGTACCCGACCGCCTCCGAGGTCTGCGATCACGTCGACAACGACTGCGACGGCGAGCTCGACGAGACCGTCGGCGTGCCCGGGTTCATCGACGCCGACGCCGACGGGCACGGCGACGCCGAGCGCCCCGTCGTGGGCTGCCTCGGCGACGTCGGGTTCGTCGAGACCGCGGGCGACTGCGACGACACGAGCCCCGAGGTGAGCCCCTCGCTCGGCGAGGCGTGCGACGGCATCGACAACGACTGCGATCCCGCGACGCGCGACGCGTTCGACGCGAGCGCGCAGCCCTGGTACCGCGACGCCGACGGCGATGGCTACGGCGAGCAGCGCTCCGCGCCGATCGTGAGCTGCAGCGCGCCCGGTGGGCCCGTCGCGTACAGCCTCGCGAGCGGCGACTGCAGCGACTTCGACGCGTCGGTCTCGCCCGCCTCTCCCGAGCAGTGCAACGGTCGCGACGACAACTGCGATGGCCGCGCGAACTTCGCCATCACACCGGGCGACTTCGAGGACGACGACGGCGACGGCGTGGCCGACCTCGCGTGCGGCGGCACCGACTGCGACGATCGCGACTGGCGCACCGCGCCCTCGGCGCCCGAGCTCGCCGATGGTCGCGACAACGACTGCGACGGCGAGATCGACGAGGCCGCCGACCCGACCCGCTGGTACCTCGACGACGACGGAGACGGCTTCGGCGACGACCTCGTGTCGGTCGTCAGCGCCGAGCCGGTCGCGGGGCACGTGCAGCGCGGCGGCGACTGCGTGCCCTACGAGCCCGGCATCTTCCCGGGCGCCGTCGAAACCTGCGACGGGCTCGATCAGGACTGCGACGGCGCGATCGACGAAGGCCTGCTCGTGATGCTCTTCCCCGATGCCGACGGCGACGGCTCGGGCGACGCGCGACGCCCCGCGGTGTCGGCGTGCGAGGGTGTCGCCGGGCTCGTGAACGACGCGAGCGACTGCGACGACAGCGATCCTCGCGCGCGGCCCGGCGCGCCCGACGTGTGCGGCGATCTCGCGGACTCCGACTGCGACGGGCGCGTCGACGACGGCGACTGCGTGCGCAGCGGCGTGCTGAGCTTCCTGGCGGTGTCCGACGGGCACCTCGAGCCCGCGTTCGCGGCCGACGTCACGACGTACACGCTGCGGCTGCCGTTCACCGCGCCCGACGTGCGCGTCGTCCCGCACTGCGCGGGCGAGGTCGCGGGCGCGTGCGCGCGCGTCGACGGAGCGAGCCTCACGCACGGCCAGGCGTCGGCGTGGATCGCAGGCGCCGATGGGAGCACGCACTCGGTCGTCGGGCCCGACGGCACCGTCTACACGATCACGTTCGCGCGTCCCGGCTGCACGCTGCGCTACGTGCGACCGAGCACGCCGGTCGCGGGCATGGAGTTCGGCAGCTCGCTCGGCGCCGACCATGCGGAGCTCCTCGTGGGCGCGCGCCTCGCAGCGAGCGCGGGCGGGACGGCACGCGCGGGCGCGGCGTACGTGTTCGCGATCACGAGCACGGGCGCGCGGCAGGTCACGCGGCTCGCACCGGCCGAGCAGGATCAGGACGACTTCTTCGGCGGCCAGGTCGCGCTCTGCGGCGACGATCTCTACGTCACGGCGATCGGCGACGACGCGGCGATCGGCATGCCGCTCACCGACGACAGCGCGTCGAACGAGGGCACGCTGCACCACTACCACCGCAGCGCAGGGCGCTGGCAGTGGGCGCACGCGCTGCGCGCGAGCACGTCGGGCACGGAGCTCGGTCGTGCCGTCGCGTGCGATCGCGAGCGGGGCACGGTCGTGGTCTCGTCGCGCTCGGCGCACGTGCACGTGTTCGATCCGCGCGTGGGCGCGACCCCGATCACGACGTGGCGCGGCAACCCGAGCCCGCTCTTCGGCGCGAGCGCGGCCATCTCGAGCGGGCGGATCGTCATCGGCGAGATGTGGACCGGCAACAACATGGGCAACGCGGTCGCCTACGATCGTGATCCCGGCGCGAGCACGTACAGCGAGTCGCAGCGCACCGCGAGCTTCGGCGTCGGCCCCTGGGACAACTACGCCGAGACGCTCGCGCTCGATGGCGCGACGCTCGTCGTCCACAGCAAGGACGAGTCGGCGGTCGCAGGCGTGAGCGGACCGACCAACCCCGGCGCCGGCACGCCGCACGCCGCGTGCTCGACGTCGGAGGAGAAGGACTACGGCGCGCTCTACGTGTACCAGCGCGGCGCGACCCGCTTCGATCTCACGCACTACATCAAGAGCCCGGCGCCGTTCTGTCAGGACCGGTTCGGCAGCGCGGTCGCCATCCGCGACGACCTGCTGCTCGTCGGCGCACCGAGCGAGGACACGGTCGGCACCGGCGTGAGCCTCTCTTCGCGCGCGAACCGGACCGGGCCGGTCGACGGTGGCGGCGTGTACCTCTACGCGCGTCGCCACGGCACCTGGCTGCTCGTCGCGCACGTGAAGGGCGCGACGGTCGACGCGGCCGATCGCGGCGGCAGCGAGGTCGCGCTCGGCGAGCGCTTCCTCGCGTTCTCGGCGCCCGGAGACGACTCGGGCAGCGCGACCGATCCCACCGACGGAAGCGCGGCCGACGCAGGGGCGGTGTGGCTCTGCTCGTGGTGA
- a CDS encoding helix-turn-helix domain-containing protein, whose product MDASRPRGILRPGAGAARFRHERRAPAPEHAALVEHYWSVRWDLDEPYVSEVLAHPSVHFSIERSSAHEHGDARVQGVVIGRFSRTLEGRGEVFGIKLRPGAFAPFVAYPVSRITGRTIPLRDVLGDDADALRTQVLATDDLDARAAIADDVLRRRRLEADPQVDAAGHAVELVQREREITRVEQMAARLATTPRTLQRLFDRYVGVSPKWVIQRYRLHEATDRLAAGEAQDWARLAFDLGYFDQSHFIRDFKALIGTTPAEYAARCAADLAARRGG is encoded by the coding sequence GTGGACGCCTCGCGACCTCGCGGAATCCTGCGACCCGGTGCGGGCGCCGCGCGCTTCCGTCACGAGCGGCGCGCGCCTGCTCCGGAGCACGCAGCGCTCGTCGAGCACTACTGGAGCGTCCGCTGGGATCTCGACGAGCCCTACGTGTCCGAGGTGCTCGCGCATCCGTCTGTTCACTTCTCGATCGAGCGCAGTAGCGCGCACGAGCACGGGGACGCGCGGGTGCAGGGCGTGGTGATCGGGCGCTTCTCGCGCACCCTCGAGGGACGCGGCGAGGTGTTCGGCATCAAGCTGCGCCCCGGCGCGTTCGCGCCCTTCGTCGCGTATCCGGTCTCTCGGATCACGGGGCGCACGATCCCGCTGCGCGACGTGCTGGGAGACGACGCCGACGCGCTCCGGACGCAGGTGCTCGCGACCGACGATCTCGACGCGCGCGCCGCGATCGCCGACGACGTGCTGCGGCGCCGCCGGCTCGAAGCCGATCCCCAGGTCGACGCCGCGGGACACGCCGTCGAGCTCGTGCAGCGCGAGCGCGAGATCACGCGCGTCGAGCAGATGGCGGCGCGGCTCGCGACCACTCCGCGCACGCTGCAGCGTCTCTTCGATCGTTACGTCGGCGTCAGCCCGAAGTGGGTCATCCAGCGCTACCGGCTGCACGAGGCGACCGATCGTCTGGCCGCGGGCGAGGCGCAGGACTGGGCGCGCCTCGCGTTCGACCTCGGATATTTCGACCAGTCGCACTTCATCCGCGACTTCAAGGCGTTGATCGGCACCACGCCCGCCGAGTACGCGGCGCGCTGCGCGGCGGATCTCGCAGCGCGCCGCGGCGGGTGA
- a CDS encoding NmrA family NAD(P)-binding protein translates to MFVVAGVTGHVGGVIAETLLAAERKVRVIVRSEDKGAPWRAKGAEVALASLDDDAAVARALEGAEGAFLLLPPDYASNDNIREKAEMTAALGRAITRAKVPHVVFLSSIGAQHTKGTGPIRTVHHAERELGRIATTRFTWLRPAYFVENVGSLIGAVKGQGVLPSTFDPTKRIPMIATRDIGEAGAKALLEGPAEGRAAIVELAGPRDVSFDDVAKELSALLGREIKTVRVPREAVAGALQQAGMTPDLAGLYAEMSAGVDDGTVDYEGHGARFARGRVEAKEVLRALVG, encoded by the coding sequence ATGTTCGTCGTCGCAGGAGTCACCGGTCACGTCGGCGGGGTCATCGCGGAGACGCTGCTCGCAGCAGAGCGGAAGGTGCGCGTGATCGTGCGCAGCGAGGACAAGGGCGCGCCCTGGCGCGCGAAGGGCGCGGAGGTCGCGCTCGCATCGCTCGACGACGACGCCGCGGTCGCGCGCGCGCTCGAGGGCGCGGAGGGCGCGTTCCTGCTGCTCCCGCCCGACTACGCGTCGAACGACAACATCCGGGAGAAGGCGGAGATGACCGCGGCGCTCGGCCGCGCGATCACCCGCGCGAAGGTGCCGCACGTCGTGTTCCTGTCGTCGATCGGCGCGCAGCACACGAAGGGCACGGGCCCGATCCGCACGGTGCACCACGCCGAGCGCGAGCTCGGGCGCATCGCGACGACTCGCTTCACGTGGCTTCGCCCCGCGTACTTCGTCGAGAACGTCGGCAGCCTGATCGGCGCGGTGAAGGGACAGGGCGTGCTGCCGAGCACGTTCGATCCGACGAAGCGCATCCCGATGATCGCGACGCGCGACATCGGCGAGGCGGGCGCGAAGGCGCTGCTCGAGGGACCGGCCGAGGGACGCGCGGCGATCGTGGAGCTCGCAGGGCCGCGCGACGTGTCGTTCGACGACGTCGCGAAGGAGCTGAGCGCGCTGCTGGGGCGCGAGATCAAGACGGTGCGCGTTCCGCGCGAGGCGGTCGCGGGCGCGCTGCAGCAGGCGGGGATGACGCCCGATCTCGCGGGGCTCTACGCGGAGATGAGCGCGGGCGTGGACGACGGGACGGTGGACTACGAGGGACATGGCGCGCGGTTCGCGCGTGGGCGGGTGGAAGCGAAGGAGGTGCTCCGCGCGCTGGTCGGGTGA